The genomic window AGTATCAAGTTAGAGTTATGGTTGTGTCATGTGTTGGTATTTAAAAATATAATTTAAGTTAATATAAAGTCTAAATGTTTTTTGACTAAATCCGCTTTTTTGACACGAACCTCAACTTCATCACCTAACTGGTATTTGGTTTTAGTTCTTTCGCCAATTAAAGCAAACTCTTCAGCATCAAATCTATAAAAATCTCCTTTGATATCTCTGATTCTGATCATACCTTCGCATTTATTTTCTATGATTTCGACATACATGCCCCATTCAGTCACACCAGAAATAACGCCTAAAAAAGTGTCTTCTTTGTGGTCTTGCATGTATTTAACTTGCATGTATTTTATAGAATCGCGCTCTGCTTTTGTTGCAAGATATTCCATATTAGAAGAATGTTTACATTTTTCTTCATAAACACCTTCACTTGTTGATTTGTTGCCGTCCAAATAATATTGTAGCAAACGGTGTGCCATAACATCTGGGTAGCGACGAATAGGTGATGTAAAGTGGCTATAATGGTTAAAGGCAAGTCCGTAATGTCCTATATTTTTGGTGGTATAAACTGCTTTACTCATACAACGAATGGTGAGTGTATCTACAAGATTTTGTTCTTTGGTCCCTTTTACATTTTTTAGTAGGGTATTTAAAGAATGTGTGGTGGTTTCTCTACTTTTAAAATTTAATTGATGCCCAAATTGAGAAACAATTCTTTGAAGCCCAGCTAATTTTTGATCGTCTGGTTCATCATGAACTCTGTAGATAAATGTTTTTTGTGGTGATTGTTTTCCAATAAACTCAGAAACTTTTCTGTTCGCTAATAACATAAACTCTTCAATAAGTTTATTTGCATCTTTAGATGTTTTAAAAAATACGCCTACAGGGTTATTAGATTCATCAAGGTTAAATTTAACTTCAGCTTTATCAAAAGAGATGGCACCATCTTTCATGCGTTTTGAACGCATTATTTTTGCCAATTCATCTAATTTTAAAATAGCGTCTTTGATGGCTTTATCAGCAGTGTAGGCTTCGTCGGTAATGGATATTTCTGCAGGAATGGCACAGTCTTTAGTTTCTATCATATGCTGTGCTTCTTCATAAGCAAAACGTGCATCGCTATAAGTTACTGTTCTTCCAAACCACTGATTTTCGATACCTGATTTGTTGTTAATTTCAAAAACAGCAGAAAAGGTAAATTTTTCTTCTAAAGGTCTTAGAGAACAAGCATTATTTGATAGGACTTCTGGCAGCATCGGAACCACTC from Formosa sp. Hel1_33_131 includes these protein-coding regions:
- the rnr gene encoding ribonuclease R, which produces MKRKKNNKQSVQNYSQSILTILKADRKKSYNHKQIAAKLEVNDASSRNQIIKNLHKLAGQKEIEEVERGKFQIITSSEYFVGKVDMAARGNAYIISDAFEDDVFIASNNMHKALHGDTVELYIYNRKKNGKQEGEITQIIERARTEYVGVVQLNEKFAFVVPDSNKMPVDVFVPLSKTMKAEDGDKVLVSLEEWPDKAECPNGAIIKILGKPGDHNTEIHSILAEYGLPYEFPAEVEAFANNIDTSITEGEIVKRRDMRSTLTFTIDPKDAKDFDDALSFKQLKNGNYEIGIHIADVSHYLQEGTILDDEAYERATSVYLVDRVVPMLPEVLSNNACSLRPLEEKFTFSAVFEINNKSGIENQWFGRTVTYSDARFAYEEAQHMIETKDCAIPAEISITDEAYTADKAIKDAILKLDELAKIMRSKRMKDGAISFDKAEVKFNLDESNNPVGVFFKTSKDANKLIEEFMLLANRKVSEFIGKQSPQKTFIYRVHDEPDDQKLAGLQRIVSQFGHQLNFKSRETTTHSLNTLLKNVKGTKEQNLVDTLTIRCMSKAVYTTKNIGHYGLAFNHYSHFTSPIRRYPDVMAHRLLQYYLDGNKSTSEGVYEEKCKHSSNMEYLATKAERDSIKYMQVKYMQDHKEDTFLGVISGVTEWGMYVEIIENKCEGMIRIRDIKGDFYRFDAEEFALIGERTKTKYQLGDEVEVRVKKADLVKKHLDFILT